From the Leptolyngbya sp. CCY15150 genome, the window GGGATGCCCCAACCCTTGGCGATGATCCTACCGCCTACCTGGGCAACTCGGCCATTCGCCACTGTTGTGCAACCCGTTGGAGTGAGATAATAGAGCGATCGCCTTCCATGACGTGGGATCGTGATGCCCCATGGGCGATCGCCGTATGTCTCGGCAAGACTAGAGCAGTCGTTTGACTCAGTGAGGTACAGATTGAGTGAGAGCATCTTGACCGTTGAACAGTTAACGGTCTATCGAGAACAGCACATGGCCGTGCAGGATGTGTCGTTTACCATCCAAGCCGGAACGGATACGGCTTTGGTGGGCCCCAATGGAGCTGGGAAAAGCACCTTGGTTCAAGCCATTTTGGGAATTTTGCCTAGACAGAAGGGAACGATCCAGATTCTGGGTCAGCCCTTAAGCCGTAAGGGTTACCTGCCTCCTAGCCTCCGTGAGCAGATTGCCTACTTGCCGCAGAACTTTTTGTTTGATCGCCGGGTGCCGATTACCGTCGAGGAGCTGATTGGTATCGGCTGGGATCGGCTAGGGTTTCAGCTTCCTTGGGCCGGAGGGCGATCGCGCCACCATGCCATTCGTCAGGCTCTATCCCAGGTCGATGCTCTCCATCTGCGCCGACACCTGATCGGCAGCCTGTCGGGGGGAGAAACCAAGCGCGTCCTGCTAGCCTATTGTCTCGTGCGGCCTCGCCAATTGCTGATTCTTGATGAAGCCTCGGCGGGGATGGATGTGCGCAGTGAGGGAGAGTTTTATCGCTTGCTCTACCAACTGAAGGACGAGCAGGGCTGGACGATCATTCAAGTGT encodes:
- a CDS encoding metal ABC transporter ATP-binding protein; translation: MSESILTVEQLTVYREQHMAVQDVSFTIQAGTDTALVGPNGAGKSTLVQAILGILPRQKGTIQILGQPLSRKGYLPPSLREQIAYLPQNFLFDRRVPITVEELIGIGWDRLGFQLPWAGGRSRHHAIRQALSQVDALHLRRHLIGSLSGGETKRVLLAYCLVRPRQLLILDEASAGMDVRSEGEFYRLLYQLKDEQGWTIIQVSHDLDMVRRHCDRVLCINRTLLCEGSPDHALSPDNLAAAYGSEFIRYHHHHS